In Gossypium arboreum isolate Shixiya-1 chromosome 6, ASM2569848v2, whole genome shotgun sequence, the following are encoded in one genomic region:
- the LOC108485553 gene encoding ATP synthase gamma chain, chloroplastic — protein sequence MSCSNLTMWVSSKPSLSDTSSLSFRSFISPFQLPSQSSTPGNPSRSSSVTPVHCGLRELRDRIDSVKNTQKITEAMKLVAAAKVRRAQEAVVNGRPFSESLVEVLYNINEQLQTEDIDAPLTNVRPVKKVALVVVTGDRGLCGGFNNAILKKAEARIAELKQLGLDYTIISVGKKGNSYFIRRPYIPVDRFLDGSSLPTAKEAQAIADDVFSLFVSEEVDKVELLYTKFVSLVKSDPVIHTLLPLSPKGEICDVNGVCVDAAEDEFFRLTTREGKLTVEREVMRTETADFSPILQFEQDPVQILDALLPLYLNSQVLRALQESLASELAARMSAMSNATDNAQELKKTLSIVYNRQRQAKITGEILEIVAGANALA from the coding sequence ATGTCTTGCTCAAATCTGACAATGTGGGTGTCCTCAAAACCCTCTCTTTCTGACACTTCTTCACTCTCTTTCCGTTCTTTCATCAGCCCTTTTCAGCTCCCGTCTCAGAGCTCAACCCCCGGTAACCCTTCCAGGTCCTCATCTGTAACCCCAGTTCACTGTGGTCTTCGTGAGCTTAGAGACCGTATTGATTCAGTAAAGAACACGCAGAAGATCACTGAAGCTATGAAACTTGTGGCTGCTGCTAAAGTTAGGAGAGCACAAGAAGCTGTTGTCAATGGCAGACCTTTCTCTGAGTCCCTGGTTGAAGTTCTTTACAACATCAATGAACAGCTCCAGACTGAAGACATAGATGCTCCTCTCACAAACGTCAGGCCTGTCAAAAAAGTTGCTTTGGTTGTTGTTACTGGTGATCGTGGTCTCTGTGGAGGTTTCAACAATGCTATCCTCAAGAAAGCTGAAGCTAGAATTGCAGAATTGAAGCAGCTTGGACTTGATTATACAATAATCAGTGTGGGGAAAAAGGGTAATTCATATTTCATCCGCAGGCCTTACATCCCAGTGGACAGATTCCTAGATGGTAGCTCACTCCCTACAGCTAAAGAAGCTCAGGCAATTGCTGATGATGTTTTTTCACTCTTTGTTAGTGAAGAAGTCGATAAAGTGGAGCTTTTGTACACCAAATTCGTATCCTTGGTTAAGTCTGATCCTGTGATTCATACTTTGCTTCCACTTTCACCAAAGGGTGAAATCTGTGATGTAAATGGTGTTTGTGTTGATGCTGCTGAGGATGAGTTCTTCAGATTGACAACCAGGGAAGGGAAACTGACGGTGGAGAGAGAAGTTATGAGGACTGAGACAGCTGATTTCTCTCCCATTTTGCAGTTTGAGCAGGACCCAGTTCAGATTCTTGATGCTTTGTTGCCTCTTTATCTCAACAGCCAGGTTCTGAGGGCTTTGCAGGAATCACTAGCCAGTGAGCTTGCAGCTAGGATGAGTGCCATGAGCAATGCTACTGATAATGCCCAGGAACTGAAAAAGACCTTGTCTATTGTCTACAACCGGCAGCGTCAAGCGAAAATCACCGGAGAGATATTGGAGATTGTTGCTGGTGCCAATGCTTTGGCTTAA
- the LOC108485552 gene encoding pentatricopeptide repeat-containing protein At1g11710, mitochondrial, which translates to MVFCSFLSKRSCFFHRGLHLGKHFSCPNSEDIVFRAICVNLKHRRWKFLDQVFSSLTNALVSRVVGEFQNSPQLALEFYDWVGEKKGFPLSLTSRCALIHVLVKSRRFDDALSLMEKLIYVNGMIPMEVLDGLLDSYEICKSCPAVFDALVRACTRCGATEGAYLVIKKLRMEGRLVTIHAWNNFLSQLLKLNEIVRFWNMYKEMISYGYIENVNTFNLVVYALCKECKLLEAISTFYRMLKSGILPNIVTFNMIIDGACRVGGIELALKLVEKMGVMSENFVSPNTVTYNSIINGFCKLGKVAFAEEVLNDMIKAGVKPDVRSYAAMIDGYARGGCLEEALRLCDEMVERGLMPNTVVYNSILHWLYSEGDIGGSSLVLSDMIDKHVFPDQFTYSTLIQGLCRNGYMMQAFKFHCQIMEKNVIEDTFSHNILINYLCKSNDLSGAMQLVGSMFIHGLIPDLVTYGALIDGYCKEGKLGSAVWVYEKMKVEKKPNIVIYNSILNGLCKDMSMDAARWMIDSLKSLGLPDAVTYNTLINGYCSCGNMDEAFSLLMEMRKVGRFVNTVTYNTLINFLCKCGCIQQAKELTKRMVLDGLIPDFITYTMLITCSAKNCSADEVIELHDSMVLNGVVPSRQTYQAIVRPLLGEENEETRV; encoded by the coding sequence ATGGTTTTTTGCTCTTTTTTGTCCAAAAGAAGTTGCTTTTTCCACCGAGGATTGCATTTAGGTAAGCACTTCTCTTGCCCAAATAGTGAAGACATTGTATTCAGAGCAATTTGTGTTAATTTAAAGCATAGAAGATGGAAATTCTTGGATCAAGTGTTCTCAAGTCTCACAAATGCATTGGTGAGTCGTGTTGTTGGCGAGTTTCAGAACTCACCTCAGTTAGCCTTGGAATTTTACGATTGGGTTGGGGAGAAAAAAGGGTTCCCACTCTCATTGACATCGCGTTGTGCTCTAATTCATGTGTTGGTCAAGTCGAGGCGATTCGATGATGCATTGTCTCTAATGGAGAAATTAATATATGTAAATGGAATGATCCCAATGGAAGTTTTGGATGGTTTGTTGGATAGTTATGAAATTTGTAAGTCATGTCCAGCCGTCTTTGATGCATTGGTTAGAGCTTGCACTCGATGTGGTGCAACCGAAGGTGCTTACTTAGTCATTAAGAAGTTGAGAATGGAGGGTCGTCTTGTTACTATTCATGCTTGGAATAATTTTTTGAGTCAACTATTGAAGTTAAATGAAATTGTTAGATTTTGGAACATGTATAAGGAAATGATTTCTTACGGGTATATTGAGAATGTGAATACTTTTAACTTGGTTGTATATGCTCTTTGTAAGGAATGTAAATTGCTAGAAGCTATTTCGACATTTTATCGGATGTTGAAGAGTGGGATCCTGCCTAATATTGTTACTTTCAACATGATAATAGATGGAGCTTGTAGGGTGGGTGGCATAGAGCTTGCTTTGAAGCTAGTTGAAAAGATGGGAGTAATGTCAGAGAACTTTGTTTCGCCCAACACTGTAACTTATAATTCTATCATTAACGGGTTTTGCAAATTAGGGAAAGTTGCGTTTGCAGAAGAGGTCCTTAATGATATGATTAAGGCAGGTGTCAAGCCTGATGTAAGGTCTTATGCAGCAATGATAGATGGTTATGCACGAGGAGGGTGTTTGGAGGAGGCATTAAGATTGTGTGATGAAATGGTGGAAAGGGGCTTGATGCCTAATACAGTTGTTTATAATTCAATCCTCCATTGGCTTTACTCAGAAGGTGATATTGGGGGATCTTCTTTAGTATTATCGGACATGATTGACAAGCATGTATTCCCTGATCAATTCACCTACTCTACTCTTATACAGGGGCTTTGCAGAAATGGATATATGATGCAAGCTTTTAAATTTCATTGCCAGATTATGGAAAAGAATGTTATTGAAGACACATTCTCACACAATATTCTCATCAATTACCTTTGTAAAAGCAATGATTTATCAGGAGCCATGCAACTTGTGGGTAGCATGTTCATCCATGGTTTAATTCCTGACTTGGTCACGTATGGTGCTTTAATTGATGGGTATTGCAAGGAAGGGAAACTAGGAAGTGCTGTTTGGGTCTACGAAAAGATGAAGGTGGAGAAAAAGCCCAACATAGTGATATATAACTCTATTCTTAATGGATTGTGCAAGGATATGTCAATGGATGCTGCAAGATGGATGATAGATTCATTAAAGAGTCTGGGTTTACCTGATGCTGTAACATATAATACTCTCATTAACGGTTATTGCAGCTGTGGTAATATGGACGAGGCATTTTCTCTGTTAATGGAGATGCGAAAGGTAGGGAGGTTTGTAAACACAGTAACTTACAATACATTGATAAACTTTCTTTGCAAGTGTGGGTGCATTCAACAAGCAAAAGAACTAACGAAGAGAATGGTTCTAGATGGCCTGATTCCTGATTTTATAACATACACGATGCTCATTACATGTTCTGCTAAGAATTGTAGCGCAGATGAAGTTATTGAATTGCATGACTCCATGGTGCTTAACGGAGTGGTTCCTTCCCGACAGACATATCAAGCTATTGTCAGACCCCTCCTTGGGGAAGAAAATGAGGAGACAAgagtttag
- the LOC108485554 gene encoding uncharacterized GPI-anchored protein At1g61900-like isoform X3 codes for MSAGVSLLTMLFLELFMLFACFHECLSSPVDQLKSYILTQRGADAFLPEITPSAAPQPFLPLLAPSPLSPFTNSTIPKLSGLCMLNFTASQSLMTMTSTDCWAAFAPLLANVICCPQLHATLVILVGQFSKETGVLALNRTLAKPCLSDIEQVLEGQGASDDLKQVCLIHPSNLTEASCPVKDVDEFENTVNSSELLASCEKIDPVKECCDQVCQGAISDAATRIALKASDPLSMDGTHVLPEHSTRVNDCKSIVLRWLASKLDPYRAKEVLRGLTNCNVNKVCPLVFPNMRHVANSCGNGISNQTACCDAMDSYVSHLQKQTLITNLQALDCATSLGLKLQTYNITKNVYSLCHISLKDFSLQVGSQVSGCLLPSLPSDATFDQFSGISFICDLNDNIPAPWPDPSLLPASSCNKTVRIPALPAATNAQSSKKTLQ; via the exons ATGAGTGCAGGGGTGTCTCTCCTCACTATGCTATTCCTTGAGTTGTTTATGCTTTTCGCCT GCTTCCATGAATGTTTATCCAGCCCTGTGGATCAACTTAAAAGTTATATCTTAACACAAAGAGGAGCAGATGCTTTCTTACCTGAAATTACTCCGAGTGCAGCTCCTCAGCCATTTCTTCCTCTTCTTGCACCTTCTCCGTTGTCACCATTTACAAATAGTACTATTCCGAAATTATCAG GACTTTGTATGTTAAACTTCACTGCTTCTCAAAGCTTAATGACCATGACCTCAACTGATTGTTGGGCTGCATTTGCTCCATTGTTGGCTAATGTAATATGTTGTCCTCAGTTGCATGCGACTCTCGTGATTCTTGTTGGTCAATTTAGTAAAGAGACCGGTGTGCTTGCTTTAAACAGAACCCTTGCGAAACCTTGCCTTTCAGATATTGAGCAAGTCTTGGAAGGCCAGGGTGCTAGTGATGATCTCAAGCAGGTGTGCTTGATTCATCCATCAAACCTTACTGAAGCGTCGTGCCCAGTAAAAGATGTTGATGAATTTGAGAACACTGTAAATTCTTCTGAGCTTCTTGCCTCATGTGAAAAGATCGATCCTGTGAAAGAATGTTGTGACCAAGTTTGTCAAGGTGCCATATCAGATGCTGCAACAAGGATTGCATTGAAAGCTTCTGATCCTTTGAGCATGGATGGAACCCATGTTCTACCGGAGCACTCGACAAGAGTAAATGATTGTAAAAGCATTGTCCTTCGGTGGTTGGCAAGTAAACTCGACCCTTATCGTGCAAAGGAAGTTCTTAGAGGACTAACCAATTGCAATGTTAACAAAG TTTGCCCTCTTGTTTTCCCCAATATGAGGCATGTCGCAAATAGCTGTGGAAATGGAATAAGTAACCAGACTGCTTGTTGTGATGCTATGGATAGCTATGTCTCTCATTTGCAAAAGCAGACCCTCATTACCAACTTACAAGCTTTGGATTGTGCTACCTCACTGGGGTTGAAGCTGCAGACATACAATATCACCAAAAATGTTTATAGCCTATGTCATATAAGCCTCAAGGATTTCTCTCTTCAAG TTGGAAGTCAGG TATCTGGATGTCTCCTGCCAAGCTTGCCCTCTGATGCGACATTCGATCAGTTTTCTGGAATCAGTTTCATTTGCGATCTAAATGATAATATTCCAGCTCCATGGCCGGATCCATCACTTCTACCAGCTTCATCATGCAATAAAA CTGTAAGAATCCCTGCACTACCTGCGGCAACAAATGCTCAAAGCAGTAAGAA GACTTTACAATGA
- the LOC108485554 gene encoding uncharacterized GPI-anchored protein At1g61900-like isoform X2: protein MSAGVSLLTMLFLELFMLFACFHECLSSPVDQLKSYILTQRGADAFLPEITPSAAPQPFLPLLAPSPLSPFTNSTIPKLSGLCMLNFTASQSLMTMTSTDCWAAFAPLLANVICCPQLHATLVILVGQFSKETGVLALNRTLAKPCLSDIEQVLEGQGASDDLKQVCLIHPSNLTEASCPVKDVDEFENTVNSSELLASCEKIDPVKECCDQVCQGAISDAATRIALKASDPLSMDGTHVLPEHSTRVNDCKSIVLRWLASKLDPYRAKEVLRGLTNCNVNKVCPLVFPNMRHVANSCGNGISNQTACCDAMDSYVSHLQKQTLITNLQALDCATSLGLKLQTYNITKNVYSLCHISLKDFSLQVSGCLLPSLPSDATFDQFSGISFICDLNDNIPAPWPDPSLLPASSCNKTVRIPALPAATNAQSRLYNEYAAVYLLIASSLTMIIL from the exons ATGAGTGCAGGGGTGTCTCTCCTCACTATGCTATTCCTTGAGTTGTTTATGCTTTTCGCCT GCTTCCATGAATGTTTATCCAGCCCTGTGGATCAACTTAAAAGTTATATCTTAACACAAAGAGGAGCAGATGCTTTCTTACCTGAAATTACTCCGAGTGCAGCTCCTCAGCCATTTCTTCCTCTTCTTGCACCTTCTCCGTTGTCACCATTTACAAATAGTACTATTCCGAAATTATCAG GACTTTGTATGTTAAACTTCACTGCTTCTCAAAGCTTAATGACCATGACCTCAACTGATTGTTGGGCTGCATTTGCTCCATTGTTGGCTAATGTAATATGTTGTCCTCAGTTGCATGCGACTCTCGTGATTCTTGTTGGTCAATTTAGTAAAGAGACCGGTGTGCTTGCTTTAAACAGAACCCTTGCGAAACCTTGCCTTTCAGATATTGAGCAAGTCTTGGAAGGCCAGGGTGCTAGTGATGATCTCAAGCAGGTGTGCTTGATTCATCCATCAAACCTTACTGAAGCGTCGTGCCCAGTAAAAGATGTTGATGAATTTGAGAACACTGTAAATTCTTCTGAGCTTCTTGCCTCATGTGAAAAGATCGATCCTGTGAAAGAATGTTGTGACCAAGTTTGTCAAGGTGCCATATCAGATGCTGCAACAAGGATTGCATTGAAAGCTTCTGATCCTTTGAGCATGGATGGAACCCATGTTCTACCGGAGCACTCGACAAGAGTAAATGATTGTAAAAGCATTGTCCTTCGGTGGTTGGCAAGTAAACTCGACCCTTATCGTGCAAAGGAAGTTCTTAGAGGACTAACCAATTGCAATGTTAACAAAG TTTGCCCTCTTGTTTTCCCCAATATGAGGCATGTCGCAAATAGCTGTGGAAATGGAATAAGTAACCAGACTGCTTGTTGTGATGCTATGGATAGCTATGTCTCTCATTTGCAAAAGCAGACCCTCATTACCAACTTACAAGCTTTGGATTGTGCTACCTCACTGGGGTTGAAGCTGCAGACATACAATATCACCAAAAATGTTTATAGCCTATGTCATATAAGCCTCAAGGATTTCTCTCTTCAAG TATCTGGATGTCTCCTGCCAAGCTTGCCCTCTGATGCGACATTCGATCAGTTTTCTGGAATCAGTTTCATTTGCGATCTAAATGATAATATTCCAGCTCCATGGCCGGATCCATCACTTCTACCAGCTTCATCATGCAATAAAA CTGTAAGAATCCCTGCACTACCTGCGGCAACAAATGCTCAAAGCA GACTTTACAATGAATATGCTGCAGTATATCTTCTCATCGCTTCTTCATTGACCATGATTATACTCTAG
- the LOC108485554 gene encoding uncharacterized GPI-anchored protein At1g61900-like isoform X1 has protein sequence MSAGVSLLTMLFLELFMLFACFHECLSSPVDQLKSYILTQRGADAFLPEITPSAAPQPFLPLLAPSPLSPFTNSTIPKLSGLCMLNFTASQSLMTMTSTDCWAAFAPLLANVICCPQLHATLVILVGQFSKETGVLALNRTLAKPCLSDIEQVLEGQGASDDLKQVCLIHPSNLTEASCPVKDVDEFENTVNSSELLASCEKIDPVKECCDQVCQGAISDAATRIALKASDPLSMDGTHVLPEHSTRVNDCKSIVLRWLASKLDPYRAKEVLRGLTNCNVNKVCPLVFPNMRHVANSCGNGISNQTACCDAMDSYVSHLQKQTLITNLQALDCATSLGLKLQTYNITKNVYSLCHISLKDFSLQVGSQVSGCLLPSLPSDATFDQFSGISFICDLNDNIPAPWPDPSLLPASSCNKTVRIPALPAATNAQSRLYNEYAAVYLLIASSLTMIIL, from the exons ATGAGTGCAGGGGTGTCTCTCCTCACTATGCTATTCCTTGAGTTGTTTATGCTTTTCGCCT GCTTCCATGAATGTTTATCCAGCCCTGTGGATCAACTTAAAAGTTATATCTTAACACAAAGAGGAGCAGATGCTTTCTTACCTGAAATTACTCCGAGTGCAGCTCCTCAGCCATTTCTTCCTCTTCTTGCACCTTCTCCGTTGTCACCATTTACAAATAGTACTATTCCGAAATTATCAG GACTTTGTATGTTAAACTTCACTGCTTCTCAAAGCTTAATGACCATGACCTCAACTGATTGTTGGGCTGCATTTGCTCCATTGTTGGCTAATGTAATATGTTGTCCTCAGTTGCATGCGACTCTCGTGATTCTTGTTGGTCAATTTAGTAAAGAGACCGGTGTGCTTGCTTTAAACAGAACCCTTGCGAAACCTTGCCTTTCAGATATTGAGCAAGTCTTGGAAGGCCAGGGTGCTAGTGATGATCTCAAGCAGGTGTGCTTGATTCATCCATCAAACCTTACTGAAGCGTCGTGCCCAGTAAAAGATGTTGATGAATTTGAGAACACTGTAAATTCTTCTGAGCTTCTTGCCTCATGTGAAAAGATCGATCCTGTGAAAGAATGTTGTGACCAAGTTTGTCAAGGTGCCATATCAGATGCTGCAACAAGGATTGCATTGAAAGCTTCTGATCCTTTGAGCATGGATGGAACCCATGTTCTACCGGAGCACTCGACAAGAGTAAATGATTGTAAAAGCATTGTCCTTCGGTGGTTGGCAAGTAAACTCGACCCTTATCGTGCAAAGGAAGTTCTTAGAGGACTAACCAATTGCAATGTTAACAAAG TTTGCCCTCTTGTTTTCCCCAATATGAGGCATGTCGCAAATAGCTGTGGAAATGGAATAAGTAACCAGACTGCTTGTTGTGATGCTATGGATAGCTATGTCTCTCATTTGCAAAAGCAGACCCTCATTACCAACTTACAAGCTTTGGATTGTGCTACCTCACTGGGGTTGAAGCTGCAGACATACAATATCACCAAAAATGTTTATAGCCTATGTCATATAAGCCTCAAGGATTTCTCTCTTCAAG TTGGAAGTCAGG TATCTGGATGTCTCCTGCCAAGCTTGCCCTCTGATGCGACATTCGATCAGTTTTCTGGAATCAGTTTCATTTGCGATCTAAATGATAATATTCCAGCTCCATGGCCGGATCCATCACTTCTACCAGCTTCATCATGCAATAAAA CTGTAAGAATCCCTGCACTACCTGCGGCAACAAATGCTCAAAGCA GACTTTACAATGAATATGCTGCAGTATATCTTCTCATCGCTTCTTCATTGACCATGATTATACTCTAG